The following coding sequences lie in one Saccharopolyspora hordei genomic window:
- a CDS encoding cytochrome P450 gives MNTAAQRPGNLRTGFGPAPDAVALREQPGIVRVPTPFGPSAWMLTRHADVRRMLGDAESFRNGWGPEDLDGMRRDPRQLSGDRSGNLLSLDPPDHTRLRRMLTPEFTVRRMRRLEPRIVEIVDEHLDAMERGGAPADLVSQFALPIPSLVICELLGVPPSDQAEFQARTNRQLDTTLPEEEKARLAEEMLAYMEDLVARARRDPGEDLLGMLIREHDDELSNAELVGIGNLLLVAGHETTSNMLGLGTLALLRHPDQLALVRDDPDSVPKAVEELLRWLSVVNGGSPRMATRDVEIAGTTIRRGDLVVFNLPAANRDPELTDDPDRLDITRPTTPHLGFGHGVHHCLGAPLARMEMRIAFPALLRRFPGLRLAVPDEEVAFATHQAIYGLEELPVAW, from the coding sequence ATGAACACCGCAGCACAACGGCCCGGCAACCTCCGCACCGGATTCGGCCCAGCCCCGGACGCGGTGGCCCTGCGCGAGCAGCCCGGGATCGTCCGGGTGCCGACCCCGTTCGGCCCGTCCGCGTGGATGCTCACCCGGCACGCCGACGTGCGGCGGATGCTCGGTGACGCGGAGAGCTTCCGCAACGGCTGGGGCCCGGAGGACCTCGACGGGATGCGGCGGGACCCGCGCCAGCTCTCCGGCGACCGCAGCGGCAACCTGCTCTCCCTCGACCCGCCGGACCACACCCGGCTGCGGCGGATGCTCACGCCCGAGTTCACGGTGCGGCGCATGCGCCGGCTCGAACCGCGCATCGTGGAGATCGTCGACGAGCACCTGGACGCGATGGAGCGCGGCGGCGCGCCCGCCGACCTGGTCTCCCAGTTCGCGCTGCCGATCCCGTCGCTGGTCATCTGCGAGCTGCTCGGCGTGCCCCCGAGCGACCAGGCCGAGTTCCAGGCGCGCACCAACCGGCAGCTGGACACCACGCTGCCCGAGGAGGAGAAGGCCAGGCTGGCCGAGGAGATGCTGGCCTACATGGAGGACCTCGTCGCGCGGGCCCGGCGCGACCCCGGCGAGGACCTGCTCGGCATGCTCATCCGCGAGCACGACGACGAGCTCAGCAACGCCGAGCTCGTCGGCATCGGCAACCTGCTGCTCGTGGCCGGGCACGAGACGACCTCGAACATGCTCGGCCTGGGCACCCTCGCGCTGCTGCGCCACCCGGACCAGCTGGCGCTCGTCCGCGACGACCCGGACAGCGTGCCGAAGGCCGTCGAGGAGCTGCTGCGCTGGCTCAGCGTCGTCAACGGCGGCTCTCCGCGCATGGCGACCCGCGACGTCGAGATCGCCGGCACCACCATCCGCCGCGGCGACCTCGTGGTGTTCAACCTCCCGGCGGCCAACCGGGACCCGGAGCTGACCGACGACCCGGACCGCCTGGACATCACCCGCCCGACCACCCCGCACCTGGGCTTCGGGCACGGCGTCCACCACTGCCTCGGCGCACCGCTGGCGCGGATGGAGATGCGCATCGCCTTCCCCGCCCTGCTGCGCCGGTTCCCCGGTCTGCGCCTGGCCGTCCCGGACGAGGAGGTCGCCTTCGCCACCCACCAGGCCATCTACGGGCTCGAAGAACTGCCGGTCGCCTGGTGA
- a CDS encoding MFS transporter: MTRASRTPPVADETPVVRSGTVVGVLAFSGIVVSLTQTLMIPLVPKLPALLHAGAADAAWAITATLLAAAVATPTVGRLGDMYGKRRMLLVSLGMLVLGSTTCALSNGLAPMVVGRVLQGLSSGVIPLGISIMRDELPPERLGGATALMSASLGVGGALGLPAAAFLAENADWHTLFWTAAGLGAVCAVLVTALVPESRVRTGGRFDLPGAVGLSVALLCLLLVISKGADWGWTGGVTPGLLVGGLAVLAVWGWWELRAPHPLVDLRTTAHRQVLLTNVASVVFGFAMFATSLVIPQLLQLPEATGYGLGQSILAAGLVMAPNGLVMMAMSPVSARISRRKGPKITLMTGAFVVAAGYALCLVMMSTVWQLVIASSIIGAGVGLAYGAMPALVMAAVPVSETAAANSLNTLMRSLGTSLSSSIAGAVLANLTTDLGGAAVPSLTGFRVVLAIGAVTSLFALLIAAFLPSSARR, translated from the coding sequence ATGACCCGTGCCTCCCGCACGCCGCCCGTGGCAGACGAGACCCCCGTGGTGCGGTCGGGCACCGTCGTCGGTGTCCTGGCGTTCAGCGGCATCGTCGTCTCGCTCACGCAGACGCTGATGATCCCGCTGGTGCCGAAGCTGCCCGCGCTGCTGCACGCCGGCGCGGCCGACGCGGCGTGGGCGATCACCGCCACCCTGCTGGCCGCGGCCGTGGCGACGCCCACCGTCGGCCGGCTCGGCGACATGTACGGCAAGCGGCGGATGCTGCTGGTGAGCCTCGGGATGCTGGTGCTGGGGTCGACCACCTGCGCGCTGTCCAACGGCCTCGCCCCGATGGTGGTCGGGCGGGTGCTCCAGGGCCTGTCCTCCGGCGTCATCCCGCTGGGCATCAGCATCATGCGCGACGAGCTGCCGCCGGAACGGCTCGGTGGCGCGACCGCGCTGATGAGCGCCTCCCTCGGCGTCGGTGGCGCGCTGGGCCTGCCCGCGGCCGCGTTCCTCGCCGAGAACGCCGACTGGCACACCCTGTTCTGGACGGCCGCCGGCCTCGGCGCGGTCTGTGCCGTGCTCGTGACCGCGCTCGTGCCGGAGTCGCGGGTGCGCACCGGCGGGCGGTTCGACCTGCCGGGCGCGGTCGGCCTGTCGGTGGCGCTGCTGTGCCTGCTGCTGGTGATCTCCAAGGGCGCCGACTGGGGCTGGACCGGCGGCGTGACGCCCGGGCTGCTCGTCGGCGGCCTCGCGGTGCTGGCGGTGTGGGGCTGGTGGGAGCTGCGCGCACCGCACCCGCTGGTCGACCTGCGCACCACCGCGCACCGCCAGGTGCTGCTCACCAACGTCGCGTCCGTGGTGTTCGGGTTCGCGATGTTCGCGACGTCGCTGGTCATCCCGCAACTGCTGCAGCTGCCGGAGGCGACCGGGTACGGACTCGGGCAGTCGATCCTCGCCGCGGGCCTGGTGATGGCGCCGAACGGGCTGGTCATGATGGCGATGTCACCGGTGTCGGCGCGCATCTCGCGCCGCAAGGGTCCCAAGATCACGCTGATGACCGGCGCGTTCGTGGTCGCCGCCGGGTACGCCCTGTGCCTGGTGATGATGTCGACCGTCTGGCAGCTGGTGATCGCCTCCAGCATCATCGGCGCCGGCGTCGGGCTCGCCTACGGCGCGATGCCCGCGCTGGTCATGGCCGCCGTGCCGGTGTCGGAGACCGCGGCGGCCAACAGCCTCAACACGCTGATGCGCTCCCTCGGCACCTCGCTGTCCAGCTCGATCGCCGGTGCCGTGCTGGCCAACCTCACCACCGATCTGGGCGGCGCGGCAGTCCCCTCGCTCACCGGGTTCCGCGTCGTGCTGGCCATCGGCGCCGTCACCTCGCTGTTCGCCCTGCTGATCGCCGCCTTCCTACCGAGCTCCGCGCGCCGGTAG
- a CDS encoding cytochrome P450 produces the protein MTRTGDEVLEYPIPAPGALDAPAEWAELQQRCPVARAKLPSGDEVALLTRYADVREVLSDARFGRQLDAPDAARVSDTESGGLFNSEMSSALPQSGEGHKRWRRLLNRWFTAKRVAALRPKVEAMAEQLVDEMVERGAPADLKAGFGFPLPVWVICDVLGVPTADRDRFSRWSDTFLNLTRFTEEEFTTAEREFFAYMDEHVAAKRAQPGEDLLSELIPATDSEGERMPDRMLSATGLALLIAGHETTANTIGKMVAVLLADRRRWERLLADRSLVRTAVEEALRFDANSGLGMVRYLHEDVVVAGTELPRGTTVMCNMAAANRDPSAFEAADEMDLGRSPNPHLAFGAGAHSCLGQALARTELQVTLEVLLRRLPTLELAVPVAELQRLEGLVVGGLREVPVRW, from the coding sequence GTGACCCGGACCGGCGATGAAGTCCTGGAGTACCCGATCCCCGCGCCGGGCGCGCTGGACGCCCCCGCCGAGTGGGCCGAGCTGCAGCAGCGGTGCCCGGTGGCCCGGGCGAAGCTGCCGAGCGGCGACGAGGTCGCGCTGCTCACCCGCTACGCCGACGTCCGGGAGGTGCTCTCCGACGCGCGGTTCGGGCGGCAGCTCGACGCCCCGGACGCGGCACGGGTCAGCGACACCGAGTCCGGCGGGCTGTTCAACAGCGAGATGTCCTCCGCGCTGCCGCAGAGCGGGGAGGGGCACAAGCGGTGGCGACGCCTGCTCAACCGCTGGTTCACCGCCAAGCGGGTGGCCGCGCTGCGCCCGAAGGTCGAAGCGATGGCCGAGCAGCTGGTCGACGAGATGGTGGAGCGCGGCGCCCCCGCGGACCTCAAGGCCGGGTTCGGCTTCCCGCTGCCGGTGTGGGTCATCTGCGACGTGCTCGGCGTGCCCACCGCCGACCGGGACCGGTTCTCCCGCTGGTCGGACACCTTCCTCAACCTCACCCGGTTCACCGAGGAGGAGTTCACGACCGCGGAGCGCGAGTTCTTCGCCTACATGGACGAGCACGTCGCGGCCAAGCGCGCGCAGCCCGGCGAGGACCTGCTCAGCGAGCTGATCCCCGCCACCGACTCCGAGGGCGAGCGGATGCCGGACCGGATGCTCTCGGCCACCGGGCTGGCGCTGCTGATCGCCGGGCACGAGACCACCGCGAACACGATCGGCAAGATGGTGGCCGTGCTGCTGGCGGACCGCCGGCGCTGGGAGCGGCTGCTGGCCGACCGGTCGCTGGTGCGCACCGCGGTGGAGGAAGCGCTGCGCTTCGACGCCAACTCCGGTCTCGGGATGGTGCGCTACCTCCACGAGGACGTGGTGGTCGCCGGCACCGAACTCCCGCGCGGCACCACGGTGATGTGCAACATGGCCGCGGCCAACCGCGACCCCAGCGCGTTCGAGGCCGCCGACGAGATGGACCTCGGTCGCAGCCCCAACCCGCACCTGGCTTTCGGCGCCGGCGCGCACTCCTGCCTGGGGCAGGCGCTGGCCCGCACCGAACTGCAGGTCACACTGGAGGTGCTGCTGCGCAGGCTGCCGACCCTGGAACTGGCCGTCCCGGTCGCGGAGCTGCAGCGGCTGGAAGGGCTCGTCGTCGGCGGGCTGCGGGAAGTTCCAGTGCGGTGGTGA
- a CDS encoding TetR family transcriptional regulator, whose translation MMARTAGSTRAEATRELILATAERLFAEHGVAAVSNRQVSEAAGQGNNTAVGYHFGTKVDLVRAIVRKHNRRIEQLRDEMVARLDGSADVRDWVACVVRPSTRYLADLGAPTWFGRFSAQVMTDPAYRDIMVAESLESPSLQRATDGVDTCLPEMPLAVRLERRDMVRQLMVHMVAERERALAEGEPTPRASWDDAADGLIDAIVGLLLAPVGDRGGKLRGREGTACR comes from the coding sequence ATGATGGCGCGGACTGCGGGGTCGACGCGGGCCGAGGCGACCCGGGAGCTCATCCTGGCGACCGCGGAGCGGCTCTTCGCCGAACACGGGGTGGCAGCGGTGTCCAACCGCCAGGTCAGCGAGGCGGCCGGGCAGGGCAACAACACCGCGGTCGGCTACCACTTCGGCACCAAGGTCGACCTGGTCCGCGCGATCGTGCGCAAGCACAACCGGCGGATCGAGCAGCTGCGCGACGAGATGGTCGCCCGGCTCGACGGTTCGGCGGACGTGCGGGACTGGGTGGCCTGCGTGGTGCGACCGTCCACACGGTACTTGGCCGACCTCGGCGCCCCGACCTGGTTCGGCCGGTTCAGCGCCCAGGTGATGACCGACCCCGCCTACCGCGACATCATGGTGGCCGAGTCGCTCGAATCGCCGTCGCTGCAGCGGGCGACCGACGGGGTCGACACGTGCCTGCCCGAGATGCCCTTGGCGGTGCGGCTGGAGCGCCGGGACATGGTGCGCCAGCTGATGGTGCACATGGTCGCGGAGCGGGAACGGGCGTTGGCAGAGGGGGAACCGACGCCGCGGGCGTCGTGGGACGACGCGGCAGACGGCTTGATCGACGCGATCGTGGGGCTGTTGCTGGCGCCCGTCGGCGATCGCGGTGGGAAGCTCCGGGGGCGGGAGGGGACAGCGTGCAGGTGA
- a CDS encoding 4Fe-4S domain-containing protein — protein MQVTVDEEKCCGAGTCALVAPAVFDQRDEDGTVVLLDAEPAAEHHEAVRDAASTCPAGAVELGEQS, from the coding sequence GTGCAGGTGACCGTCGACGAGGAGAAGTGCTGCGGCGCGGGGACGTGCGCGCTGGTCGCGCCCGCCGTGTTCGACCAGCGCGACGAGGACGGGACCGTGGTCCTGCTCGACGCCGAACCGGCGGCCGAGCACCACGAGGCGGTGCGCGACGCGGCCAGCACGTGCCCCGCGGGCGCCGTCGAGCTGGGCGAGCAGTCGTGA